GGATAATAACAACTATTTCAAAAGAGCAtcatttagtcactttttcaaACAAAACTTACATTTAGTACTTCTCAATCTCAAGAAGCTACCTTTAGTATTTCTCCCTATTGCTGTTAGCTATACACTGTTTTCTCTCAAGTCAATACGTTAACTCACTTCTCAACACAACCAAATAAACTCAAGCATATAGGCATttagatttaagttttttttttttatacatatgaTAATGGTCatatggttttgtttttttgttttgttatgatATGAATCTGACCATATGAGTTTTTGcctttttaattagtttaatgaatatgttttatttatcaagattttgttcttcaatttttgtattgctatattataatatattttatctctctatgtcatcatttttttaagttgatttttttttttggtttgaaattaggtgctaaataattcattaaaaatttgtaaaatataagaaatttcaatattacaaataatgaTGGGTTgatagtttttaaaataatagtgaaaatttttgtatatatctATAGTAAactaaataattgttaagaatgatgatatatcaaaattgataattctaaattcaataaatatttgaattatgattattgtattaacacaacaatttttgttgcggagattctaaaaaaaattataacaaaccGGCCCCCCAAGTGTAAATTCATAGCTACCCCCTGACAATGACGAAACTAATAATGTTTCCCTAATAATGTAGGAAGGTTGGAGAAACGTGAGGTGGGTCAATCAAGGTGAGCACACGTAAATGATAACTGTAGAGTCAGCATTCACAAACAGAGGTAAAAGAATTATGCTAGTGGAGTAATTCTTAGATACTCTCAGAGCACagaaaatggtatttttttctctcacattcatagtggggtctgctcattaaattcatagtgaggtccaccatgaatgtgagaggaaggagcaccattttactatactccgggactacctaagaattttccatgCTAATGATACAActtttaacataattttatattacaactCGTTATATAGTGAGTTATGATTAGTAAAAACATGTTAGTTGGCTATGTAAAGACACacttttattaattacaacTCACTATATAACAAATTGTGACACAAAATTATACTTAAAAGTGGTGTCTAGAACATAATTCAAGGTAAAACCACAGCTtgcaaataaaataacaataatggGTCCAGACTCTAGACTTTATGGCGGACCATAATATTCAATTAAAACTCCCCACATGTTTACATCCCATTGGGCTAGACGTAGACATATGACGTTTACCATTGGCTCAAGACGTACGACATATGACGTTTTAAatcttcttttattgttttaagtaaaaaaaaaaaaaggtgtggtTTGGCATGATAAATATGTACTCATTGTGTTCACTAACTCTCGTGGCCGCCTTATTCTTGAAGTCTTGTATTTGATTTCTCAATGTGAGATCTGAATTCAAAGCCATCGAGCCATGACGGAGGAAAAGGTTTGTCAGTTTTGTAACGTTAGATTAAATGAATATATTTATCAtgctttaatattttaattttttaaaaaaagcgtTAATATAATactgtaccaaaataaaagGTCATGGATTCAATTACCTGTGTCCACCTTAcatcttatttaaaattttcacttgttAGACTGGGATCTCACTCAATTGCAGCTGAAGAGAGTATCAGAGTAGATTAATAAATTCGCACTTCATTCACACGCacaatcattaatttttcatgTCAGAACTTGATACTGTTTGTTCTAATTCTTCTGTCTGCAAAATCTCCAAGTTTCTAATTTGGCTCATAATTGCTCTTTGgctttttctattcttttttcttttttttttgcttaaatatGGATAGCATGCTCACAATTTCTCTACTATATATTATAGAAAACAACATATATGCGGATCAAGGTCGACCTTCAATGCCCTCGCTGCCGCAAGAAGATCAAGAAAGTGCTCTGTAAATTCCCTCGTGAGTCCCTCTTTCTTAAGTAGGCGATTGTTTTCTATACATATGCTGTTATGTGGCTAAAAAAGAAATCTGAGTTGTTATACATATATGTGTTGTGGACAAGAGAAATACGAGACCAGGTATACAACGAGAAGGAAAACTATGTGGTAATAAAAGTGGTATGTTGCTGTCCTGAAAAGGTAAAGCAAAAGATAATTCGCAAGGGTGGTGATACCATTCAGTGCATTGAGATCATCAAAGAGCCTGAGAAGAAGCCAGAGCCTCAGAAGAAGCCTGAGAAGAAGCCAGAGCCTGAGAAGAAGAAACCGCCACCAGCATCTGCTGAGAACCCACCACCGGTTGAACCTCCTGTTGCTGTTGAACCCGTTCCAAAGCCTCCTGTTCCAAAGCCTCCTGTACGGCGGAGGACTTGTTGTACGGAATGCAGTGAGGGTCGTGTTGGGGGGCCATGCCTTTATGATTATTGTACTAGGCCATGGCCTCATGTTCCACTGCCTGTTCCTGTACCTGTGCCGGCTTATCCGGGTGTGTTTAGGACGTGTTGTACGGAATGCTCTGAGGGTCGTGATGGGGGACCATGCCATTATGGCCCTGGTAGGCCAACCCCATGTTATGGAAGGCCCATTTATGATAGTTATGGTGGCGGGTATGGGAGTTGTTATACTTATGTTGGGCGATGTGAAGAAACTTCCTCTGGATGCACCATTATGTAGTTTTTAGAGTCCGCATGCATGCAAGATGATAATGGCCGGTGATCATGTTCTAGTTGCCTACTTgcgaaaataaataaaaaaatgttctaGTTGCCTCTGTTATCACATGGTCCGgctggttttttattttttatttttatttttaatggtcCGTCCGAATTAAAAGAAGATGATTAATCAGATGTGTAAATGGGTTGTTTAATAAATGCGGTTGGGGACAAATGGTTGTTCtttttagtgtttgtttggTACAGTATTTTAACAACATTTTCacacatatttatattttcacttacacatatttcaaaaaactacaaataatattatttaaactatCCTATTAAACAGatctaaataatattatacgcATTTTCATACACATTTTCACTtatacatatttcaaaaaaatgtaaacaacattactaaaaaAACTTTAGCAAACCCACTAAAAAACTACTATCAATCATTCCCTCTCCAATGTGTAATGCCTACTTTTGATTTCCCgtgttaattaattttaatgagTTCTTCCTGTGAAGGGTCATAGATGATTGCTGCTGGCTCCTAGGCATTAGGCCGCCTAGGCACCCTTCgacaaaaaatgttaaaagtagGAGATGAGGGTGGGGTCAAGTTTCTAAAAGAGTTTCACATAtgtatattttgtattaaaaaaaattaaataaaaaaatattaaaaacactataaattttattatataaaattttgatatgatAATTAATGAATATAATTGCTGAGTGAAGGAGCCACGTCGGGACGAAGGGGGCGCTGGCCTCCCCCcaccaaatttttgaaaaaaaatgagtagATATATTAATATATGAGTTGTTCGGACCAATTTAACAATTTTCAAGAACTAGATATGCTTTTGCCCCCAAATCACggataaatatatgaaaaatgctATTTACGcaccatttttataataattttacaatagaccttcattttcataacaaattctagGTAGCATAAtgttattttctattataaatgaacaaaaaggtaatttgttataaaaaagttgtgaaaatattgtgtaagTAAGTAAGTCTTAAATTACTTTCAACTTTCATTTTACTCTAGTGATAAATGTATATAtcaaaaactttaaataattaGATGTTCAcccaacaaacaaaagaaagaaaaaaaaattctaattttcattCTAGGTCTTACTATAGAGCAAGCGGCGCTGCAACAGCAGGAGATAAGACGATGATTCTCCTCTAAAATCTTCACAGAAAGGGCACCTATTTGCATGCCACCACATTGTTGCAACACCATCAGTCCAGGTGACTCTTTGATATTTTATCTCTCTCCAATGTCTCAAGACTCTCAACTTTCAACTGATCCGTccaaatagatatattattacCTCCAAGGCTCCAATGCTCCACACGTGTATGGTTAAAAGCAAAAGTCTACAAAAGCAAGTGTATTGTCCAGGTAagttttcttctcatcttttttcTGATTAGACTTTTCTtctcatatatttatttgttattaaaatataCTAGTACTATATTTAGATTTTTGTATTGTAAATTGGTTGTTTCTTATTagatttttattgaaatttgagTGATTGtttatctaatttattttggaaatttaGGTTTATAGgcaaattaaaaactatttacTCATTCTTTTTCTCAAACTGTCTTCTCTTGAttgtataatttaataaatacatACTTTTGGCACacattgaattataaaatatttaacttATATATTGAATTGCATTTACATTACCATTTGAAACTATTATACAGAATAGGAAtataattgatatatatatatatatatatatatataaaataaagaaaaaaaccaatttaaCACTTTAGGCTTCCAAATTTGTTAGGCCAGCCCTAAATAGCTGTGTATGCAAATTTCAAAGTATGCTAGTTGGTGCACAATCTTTGGCCGAAAGATATTAGCCActaaacataataaattttatatacatCTCACGCAATTGGTTGGATGTCaatcaatttcttttctcatgGTAAGGTACAAACCTTTTCTTTCAATGAATATTATTTTAGCCAATTTAGTCTTCGAACGTCCCAAATGTGTCAAATTGACACTTCTATTAGTCCATCGTTTATATTGACTAACGTTAACATGAGACGCACGTGAACAAAAATTACTAAACACAAGTACAACCAATTGAGAGAGAGGATCTCTCAATTAAATTGTTGCATCACTGAACCTAGTGGGCTTGCCATTGATCTCACCATTCGAATACAACAACTACAATTATTCCGATTGTGCACCactaaaatatgatattttttttggaatagtTGATACTAATACTCTATGGATACACGGACCTAATTGCACCTGACCAAACTATCTACAATGTCTTatagattattattagtttctatcaaatttcaaagagaaaattgaCAAAGATATCTTAAATGTATCAATGATCTTATTGATTCTAAACTATTTCTGtaaataattacatattataaataaataaatatatctaTGAACCAGAATAAGGAAACTAAGGGCACCATCATCAATAgtgttaaaaatttagattttagcaccaagaaaaaactaatttatctAATTTAACTCACTATTTTATAACTTAACTCACATCAATGCTCTTATTTTTCACAACATAGCTAAGcacaattcttttatttattattttctctctctttttcagtCTCTCTTTAAGCCACCAAACCCACAGCCTCTCTTCTTCTCTGTCTCTctatgttcttcttcttctccccctcttcaacccacaaccaccactgCGCCACCATCACAACCACCAAACCCATATCCATATCAAGCACAAACCCATATGAATATACATAGCCAAAATCTTATCAAGCACAACCCACAACCTGATTTCAACCCAAAATGCAGCCCACAACCAAAATGGCAAAatcaatcaccaccaccaccaccaccatagcCAAAATCCACAAAACCACACTCGAAATCAACCACTACCACCAAACCCAcagatgaagagagagagagagaagagaggaaaggtgaagaaagaaaaaaaaaaaaaaagaggaaaagaaaggaGAAGCACCAAAGAAGAAAGGCAAAAGAggtgaagaaaggaaaaagaaaggaaaaagaaaagagagagagaggagctcAGGATACGTACCAGTACCGgcgaaagaaagaaaagagaaaaagagtgaaaagtAAGAGAGAATAGGTCTTGATATTGGACATTCTTAGACATGGACAGCCTAATCCAGCACAATATAATTCTTGTTCATTAAGATCTAAACTAGGCAGCAAGATTGCTATCAGCATATCACAAATTAAAGCATCTGCACCCACAAAGCTTAACAATTAGGACCAAAAAGGCAAGCAAtcatgcctaagtaataagttttaatgGATTTCTCCTTACAAAATGAGGTCAAATAAAGATTATTTGGTTTCATCTACGGGCATTTTGGAAGTGAATTTCTTAATCTAAAGTTTGATGCGTGAAAGGGTGAAGCTATACTTAATGTCAATAAATCATGGTAGACTAGTACatgtcaattattttttaacaagaaaaataaatgttacaaatcttctcaaaaaataaaaaataactattacaatCACAAATACTTCTATCATTACACGTCACTGAAGTAAAAATCTATGATTtagggtgggtttggattggGAGGCTGCGTCCTGCGTTTAcgtttgagactttttttttttttttttcttccctgcGCACATGTTTCAACAGGGGACAGGTGCACTGTTCACCactgtgcgtgaacagtaaccgcacaatggtgcactgttcatgtactttttagattttttttaattaaaaatgggatCCGCATCACTATtcacccatttaaaaattattttgctacagtgttttcagttttcagttttcagctgtatccaaacggacccttattGTCTATCATTACACACAATTTGGGTAAAAATCTATGGTTTATTGTCTATCATTACACACCATTTGGGTTGTATTGGTTATTTAATGATGATATATTCTTGTACTCTCAAAgcttaataataaaagttttctCTTGCGTTTTTTTGTTAACAATCAATGCTCCATATCTCCCCTTtagggtgggtttggatagaGAGGTTGGCGTCTGCGTTTAGGATTTTCATGTttcagatctttttttttttcctgcgcaCAGATTTCAACTAGGAGACATGGCGCACTGTTCACCAttgtgcgtgaacagtaaccgcacagtggtgcactgttcatgcacttttcagctttttttaattaaaaatgggacccgcggcactattcacacatttaaaaattattttgctacagtgttttcagttttcaattttcagttttcagctgtatccaagcGAACCTTTAATAAGGTCTCCAAACAATGCCAATGGAGAGATTTTAAGGGTCACTTTCGTAATATATTTTATCATCGCTATGcgtgtatgagagagagagagagagagagagagagagagagagagagagagaaactgcTAAAGCTAGCCCTAAAGTTTTAGTGGAATGTGATGACATTGAGATAACATTAATTGAATAAaggtgtaaatgcacttttagttcctacattttggccctatttctattttggtccttacatttttattttaccacttttagtccataaaccaattaacacgtgttattttagtccttaccgtcacccaactaacagaaaatgctgacgtggctgacggcatagtaaaataataattaaaaaatctattttggtattaaaaaaattgccacatcacCTGACACATCtcttaaattaatttatcaattttatcaaaattaaaaaacaaaaaaataaaaaataaaaacgtaaaaacacaaaaattcaaatcatgTTGAAGAACATGTATAAACAAGATCTTAAACCCAGATTACAAAAACACAACCCCAGATCACAAGAACGAAGAACATAGTactcaaagattttcttttccaacATTTCTCATAACACAAATTCAACTAAATACATAGAATTTCATCCCAAACATATCTCCAAAACCTGTAAATCAAAACCCAACcaaatcaacaacaaaacatCTAAATcatccaacaaaacaaaacccaatcatcaaaccaaaatccATAAATTCCAGACCACAAATCCTTAACAAACCCCAGAGAAAACCCAATCATCAACACCGATTCGTGCAGCGCCAGAGCCTCCGTCGGGCCGCATCATTCCTCATCCATCATCCTCACTTATTCATCATCCTCCTCACCGCCGCCACCGAAGCTCATACACCATCGTCGAAGCTCAAGCACCATCACACCGAAGCTCACGCATCATCACCGACCTACACACCATTACCGACCTAATTCATCATCCTACTCACCCATCTTCGAAGCCCAGCTCCGTTCATCCATCATCCTTCGTCAATCTGTTGATTTTGCatttgggtttgtgtgtgtttgcatATGGGTCTACTAGAAGCTCATGGTGATCCTCGACGTTCTTTGGAATCTCGCCCACGGCGGAGCAGCTTTTTTTCAATGATGGGCATTTGGAGCTTAGATTCTTGGTTATTTTGGCCTTTGAGATTTGatgattgatgagttttttggtttgtttttcttgtgggtattttagatcttttgggtttGCTGGATTCTTGGTTATTTGTGATGTGGGTAATGGAACAAGTTAAGTTTTTGTGAGGTTGATCTTAGAGCTGGGTAATGGTTgatgttaagtttttgaaaattgggATGTTAAGCTGGGTTTTTGGTTATTGTGATGTGGgtgcttttgattttgttttctcttcttaCTTGTGTGTTCTTCATTTagattaagaaataattaattaagatcAAAGGATTCAAAAGTCCACTGAGATGTGAATTTTTctggttttgaaattttttgggcTTGAGCATTTAGGTTcttacggaaaaaaaaaatgaaaagtaaaaaaaaaaaaattagattaatttttattttaaaatttttatttattttctgacctagcttttttattaattaaaatgctaacgtgctgatgtgtcatgggtgatgtgtggggcaaaaagatcctggtgggaacgtgggccttttgggccgtgttaaggaaggccgacctgaccctggggttaggAATTGttagtgctatgggtcggcccataggccgaggatccgaggatccagccgagggtgaacttaccctcggatgaacaccgaagaactcgggatttcatagtgaagattaggggatgacacagttaaggccaatggttaaaaggggtgaaccctagaacgccccagaagcaccggtgttgaagaaatgtcaaagataaaggctgctacctccacattaaagaccctgcatctaccaccctggccgcattaatggggaagtgacacctgaacagtggaagagaaacttctggttactattcaaaggcactgagaaaagaaatatctagtctaagggggaggtgaggcaacacgtgtacaaagcattcaaaagagtagtatttaaagagcaatttaagacaaaaaaaggggacggactttttgtaacctaaaaagaaaagaaagaaagagagagataatagaagaacaactcttggcttatgtccgaggaggctgATTTACTATACTCCTTGTTATTTCCAagcatttgcaatctttagtttgtcatttaatccccagacacacttctaacctaggtttcaagcccacactctacaaatttgtattgtttaaggctcattgggcctgagtccataactgttcttgggtccaggtacaattgtgcacttacaattggcgccgtctgtggggatctagtctagaagaagtagggatattatggcaggcttaggctctcaccatgcagagtcacaaggatcacaaccggaagatcactttgaacgtcttgaacatcgtagggatcgtgagggaagcgtccatacagaatacccaggcgctagccatactcatggaggagGTAGCACTActcacgatgagggttctaaatccatgcagaaggaaatcaatcgtttgaggaggaagttacgccgtgctaaacgtaaggtttccccgtcctcgtctagttcttcctcagagaaagATAGGGGGGTTGTCCACAGTTCGAGGTCAcgttcccccaccagcgcaacatcctccggtgaggaggacgatcAACCAACAAGCCGACGTAAGAagtttcgttctaggggcttaggcaacgataccatgagtagggcgttgcaccaactctctaaatctccgttttcacggaggattgagagggggaggcttcccaggaggttcacccagcccacgtttaccatctataatggccggactgatccggtggagcacgtgagtcacttcaaccagaggatggcagtgcactctcacaacgagactttgatgtgtaaagtcttcccctctagcttgggacctgtggctatgagatggtttaacggtctcaaatcaggatctataggctcatttggggagctaactagggcatttgcttcgcgattcattacgtgtagcagagtccctcggccattggactcgttgctgtccatggccatgaaggaaggggagacactgaaagcatactccgaccgatactgggagatgtttaatgaaatagacggcgactttgatgaggtggcgcttaatacctttaaggtgggtctccctactgatcacgacctaaggaagtccttgacgaaaaagcctgtccgcagcgtacgccgtcttatggatcgtattgatgaatataaaagggtagaggaagatcagcagcagggaaaaggaaaggagaaggttatcccacaggagagaagggatttcagatcggacagatatcacaacaacaagccgaggagggattacttcggacaatccggctcggcagcacctcaggctgtaaatactgtgttccgagaaccagtgcatcagttattgGAAAAGGTttgtaaggagcccttcttcagatggcccggcaagatggcaagggaccctgcgagaagaaatcagaaccttttctgtcagtatcatcaggatgtgggtcatactactaagaactgtcggaccctgtggaaccatctagagcagctcgtcggtgagggaaagttaaagcagcacttgtgtcaacccactgggcaggtcagtcaagttggttcaaacaaccagaggaacagttcatctcggccagcattgggaacaattaatgttatcttcgctgcacctggtaggaccggctcaggtcccactagggtgatggcggtttcccatccgcaggccgaggatgtaggtaacaggccgaagagattaaaatgtactttacctgtcttgggtttctccgaggaggataaagtagggactatccagccccatgacgatgctcttgtggttaccctcaggatagggaactatgatgtgaggagggtgatgatagatcagggcagcggtgcagatatcatgtaccctgatctatttaaaggtctaagattggagttggaagatttaaccccttacgactccccacttataagcttcgaaggaagggccgttgtgccgaagggacagattcgtttacctgttcaatccggcacagaaacggttgaggtagatttcattgtggttgatgcgtactctccatatacagccatcctcgccaggccatggctgcacgctctgggagctgtctcttctaccttacatgttaaagtgaaattcccctcgggggagcatgttgaggaaatcctcggcagtcaggtagtggctaggcaatgcatatcggctgcggtgcttcgtcagtcagaaattgagtcatcaaccttgcccatccaagagtcatagcaattaacagctccggaggcacctggagcgatgacaggagacgagactatttgtgaggagttaaagaagtttgtaataacagatgatccagagaggttcttccaagttggcatacttttgccacaccaagagaagatggagttgttgaaatttctgaaggataatttagatgttttcgcgtgggacccctatgaggctccaggcatagatccgaactttat
The sequence above is drawn from the Castanea sativa cultivar Marrone di Chiusa Pesio chromosome 5, ASM4071231v1 genome and encodes:
- the LOC142634181 gene encoding uncharacterized protein LOC142634181 gives rise to the protein MTEEKKTTYMRIKVDLQCPRCRKKIKKVLCKFPQIRDQVYNEKENYVVIKVVCCCPEKVKQKIIRKGGDTIQCIEIIKEPEKKPEPQKKPEKKPEPEKKKPPPASAENPPPVEPPVAVEPVPKPPVPKPPVRRRTCCTECSEGRVGGPCLYDYCTRPWPHVPLPVPVPVPAYPGVFRTCCTECSEGRDGGPCHYGPGRPTPCYGRPIYDSYGGGYGSCYTYVGRCEETSSGCTIM